Below is a window of Gemmatimonadaceae bacterium DNA.
GACGTGGAGCAATCCATTCCGAGCGCAGCGGTCCTAATCGCCCGTGCGGCTTGACTCCCATTACTGTGACCGTGCAACGCAAAAGAACGGTCACTTACGCAACTCCGGTTGCGTCGCCAATCGCGAAATCTGCGACTGTGGTTCCATAGACCTACGATCAACTGCCTTCATCACTTGACTTTGTACGCTGGCGACTAGAGCGTCGGGGCCACACCCGTTCCCATTCCGAACACGGTCGTTAAGCCCGACAGCGCCGATGGTACTCCGGCCGCGAGGTCGCGGGAGAGTAGGCCGTCGCCGGCACCTTGTGCGAAACCCCCGGTTGCTTCACGCAACCGGGGGTTTAGTGTGTTCATTATCCTCACCATGGCCGCCCGGCACCACGCGCCGCCTGCCACCCAGCCCACACCGCCAGGCCGCGACCCATGGATGCCCTCGACCACTCCACGATCCCCCCCACACCCACCGCCACGCGCGCCGGACACGTCGCACTCGTCGGCAAACCCAACGCCGGCAAGTCCACGCTCCTCAACCGGCTGCTCGGCCTCAAGCTCGCCATCACCAGCCCGAAGCCCCAGTCCACCCGCGTCTCGGCCGTCGGCATCGTTTCCACCGACGACTGCCAGATGATCCTGCTCGACACCCCGGGACTTCTCGACCCGAGCTACACGCTCCAGCGCAGCATGCTCGCCAGCGCCATCGCCTCCCTCAGGGATGCCGATGTCGCCGTCTACGTCCACGACGCCACCAACGGCCCGCCCCCCGCGCTCGAGACGCTCCTCCCACCCGGCACCCCGCTGCCCGCACGCCGCGTCACCTTCGCCAACAAGGGAGACCTGCTCAATGACGGCAACCGCGCCACCCTCGAGGCCATCCCCGGCGTCGTGGTCGGCTCGGCGGAACACGGGGACGGCGTCGATCGCCTCCTCGCGCAGGTCGCCGACATGCTCCCCCTCTCCCCGTTCCTCTACCCCGCGGACGAACTGAGCACGCAACCCGTCCGGTTCTTCGCGGCCGAGGCCATTCGGGAGTCGGCGCTGGCCATCCTGCATGAGGAAGTGCCGTACGGCATCTTCGTGGACATCGAGGAATTCCGCGAGAACCGGAAGCCGCACTACATCCGCGCCGTCCTCTACGTCGAGCGGGACAGCCAGAAGGGGATCGTCCTCGGCGCGAAGGGACGCACGATCCGGGAGATCGGCACCGCGTCCAGGATCCTCATCGAGAAACTTGTCGAGACCGCGGTGTACCTCGACCTGTGGGTGAAGGTCATGCCGGACTGGCGCAAGGACGCCGTGGCCCTTCGGCGCTTCGGATTCACCGTACCTCACGAGGGAGGCGCATGACCCCGACACGTCCGGCAGGTCAGGGCGCCATGGCCAGCGGCGGACTTCCCGACGCCCTGCTCGCCATTCTCCGGTGCCCGAAGTGCAAGGGCCAGGTGCGGGTGGTGACGCGCGATGGGGGGGCCGCGCTGGAGTGCCCGGCGTGCCGGCTGCAGTATGCCATCCGTGACGGCATCCCGATCATGCTCGTGGACGACGCCCGCCAGGTCTGATCTTACGGTCCAGCTTGCCTCAGGGTCGCTGAATCGTCCTCACCCGATGATGCTGTCTCCGTCAGTACCCCCCGTGGCTCCAGAGCCGACCGACGTTCTCGTGACCGGGAACGTGCCGGCCGCGCTGTTGCCCGTGCTCACCGCGTGGGCCGACGCGCGGCACCTGCCGCTGACGGTGCTGCCGGGTGCCGCGGTTCGCGAGACGGCGCGGCGGGCCGATGGCGTACCCGCCATGATCATCGTCGGCGCCGAGGGCGATGACGCCGGGGCCGAGACACTCGTCGGTGAGTTGAAGCGTGACGGCCGGCTGCAGGCAGTGCCGGCCGTGATGGTGATCACTGCGGCCGGTGGCGGTCTGGCCGCCCGGTGGCTGGACGCGGGGGCTGACGAGGTGATCGCGTCGGGAGTGGACGGCAGCGAGATGCGGGCGCGGCTCGACGCGGCCCTCCGGCGCTCGCGCCGGGATGTCCAGGTGAATCCCTCCACGCGCCTGGCCGGGGCGGATGCCCTGGCCTGTGCGATCGCGGAGCGGATTGACCAGCGCGTGCTGTTTGCAGCATGTTACGCCGATCTCGACCATTTCAAGGAGTTCAATGACCGGTACGGCTATGCCATGGGGGATGACGTCATCCGCACCGTGGCGCGGCTGCTGGTCGACGTCGTCGACGAGGTGTCTGGCGCGGCGGGCTTCGTCGGGCACATTGGGGGCGATGACTTCCTGTTCCTGGTTCCCCTGGCGGATGTCGCGCCGGCCTGTGATCGGATCGTGCGGGGCGCGGACGAGATCCTCCCGCTCCGCTACTCTGCACATGACAGGCAAGCCGGCTACTTTTTCGGCAAGGATCGTCGGGGACGGCTGGACCGCGTGCCGCTGATGACCCTGTCGGTTGGTGTGGTCACGAACGAGCGTCGCCACTTTTCCTGCGCGGTGCAGGTCAGTGAGCTCGCGACGGAAATGAAGACGTATGCCAAGACATTGCCCGGTTCGGTCTGGGCAATGGACCGCCGCTCGGACAGCGAGCCGGTCACCCTACCCGAGGAGAAGCTCCCGTGAACGTGACGTGTCAGGACTGTCGGTCTGTCTTCCGCGTGGACCCGGCCAAGGTGCCACCGAACGGCGTCCGGGCGCGGTGCAGCGTCTGCGGAGCGATCATCCGGATCTCTGTCGGCGTCACGACGCCGCTGACGAATCCGTCGCTCACACCACGCGTGACGACGCCGGTGCGCTCGCAGCCGGTTGCGCCGACGCCCGCCGGCTTGCCGGGCATCGGGCGGCCGACGCCGATGGCGCAGCCTCCGGTGCCTGCGCCGGTGAGCATCCCGGTGCCACGCTTCCCGACGCCGCTCGCGACGCCTGCCCTGGTCGTCCCGCCGGCGCCGATGCCCGTGCGCGAGCCGACACCCGAGCCGCTGCCGTCGATTGCGATGGAGACGCCGGCGGGGCTGCCGTCCATCGACACCACGGTCGAGGACGTGTCGCGGGCGTTGCCGCCGCTCGACCAGACCTTCGGCGAACCCACGCCCGAGACGTCGCTGCCGGTGGTGCCGCCGGCTCCGGTGATGGAGCCCGCACCGGTCCCCGTGCGGCCGATGAATCCGACGCCGCTCACGCCGCTGCCGTCGATTCCCGCGCCGCTCGAGTCGCTGCGGCCGCTGGCGCCGGAACCGGCACCGCTGCCGATGATTGCGGCTGAGCCCGTGTACGCCGCGCCGACCCCGGTTCAGGCGCCGCGGCCGCTGGTGCCGCCGCCACCGCCGTCGCCGGGCCAGCTCATCACGTCGGCACCGGCCGCCGCGGCCGCGCCGTCGCCGATGCTCACGCCGTCGGGTGATGCCACGAAGCGCGTCATCAACCCGTTCCTGCGGAGCGACCCGCTCACGCGGGCCAAGCGCCTGGCGCGTGCACTGGTCTCGGACATGGTCGCGTACCAGCCGGCCAAGCGTGCGGATGGCCTGGCCAACGGCACGCTGAAGCAGCTCTTCCGCGACGAGATCCGGAAGAGCTACGACGAGTATGTGGAGCAGGTGGGGCGCGACGTCGCCGAGTCGACCGCGTTCTTCCAGGACGCGCTGAACGAGGTCCTGGCGGAGGGGCAGCGCGTCTTCTGACCACGCCGGGCATGGAGAACCCATGTCCGTGCGGCTAGTTTTCGGTCTCGCGCAGTCGCGCGCCGAGCCGTCCTCCCGACCTCGGGGGGACGGCTCTCGTCTTTCTTCTCGCTCCTTCGGCTTCCTATGGCAGACCTCGCACAGTTGAACACCCAACTCGCCACGGATGCCGAACGTCTCGACGAGCTCCGGAGGTATCTTTGACATCGAGAG
It encodes the following:
- the era gene encoding GTPase Era yields the protein MDALDHSTIPPTPTATRAGHVALVGKPNAGKSTLLNRLLGLKLAITSPKPQSTRVSAVGIVSTDDCQMILLDTPGLLDPSYTLQRSMLASAIASLRDADVAVYVHDATNGPPPALETLLPPGTPLPARRVTFANKGDLLNDGNRATLEAIPGVVVGSAEHGDGVDRLLAQVADMLPLSPFLYPADELSTQPVRFFAAEAIRESALAILHEEVPYGIFVDIEEFRENRKPHYIRAVLYVERDSQKGIVLGAKGRTIREIGTASRILIEKLVETAVYLDLWVKVMPDWRKDAVALRRFGFTVPHEGGA
- a CDS encoding Trm112 family protein, which gives rise to MTPTRPAGQGAMASGGLPDALLAILRCPKCKGQVRVVTRDGGAALECPACRLQYAIRDGIPIMLVDDARQV
- a CDS encoding diguanylate cyclase — encoded protein: MTGNVPAALLPVLTAWADARHLPLTVLPGAAVRETARRADGVPAMIIVGAEGDDAGAETLVGELKRDGRLQAVPAVMVITAAGGGLAARWLDAGADEVIASGVDGSEMRARLDAALRRSRRDVQVNPSTRLAGADALACAIAERIDQRVLFAACYADLDHFKEFNDRYGYAMGDDVIRTVARLLVDVVDEVSGAAGFVGHIGGDDFLFLVPLADVAPACDRIVRGADEILPLRYSAHDRQAGYFFGKDRRGRLDRVPLMTLSVGVVTNERRHFSCAVQVSELATEMKTYAKTLPGSVWAMDRRSDSEPVTLPEEKLP